The bacterium genome has a window encoding:
- a CDS encoding BrnT family toxin, with protein sequence MGAVWDPSKAAANLRKHGIHFADAELVLFDPAAIPLDDPSATGEQRPGSPGTDAAARALAV encoded by the coding sequence ATGGGAGCCGTGTGGGACCCGAGTAAGGCGGCGGCGAATCTGCGCAAGCACGGAATCCACTTTGCCGACGCTGAGCTCGTGCTCTTCGATCCGGCCGCCATCCCGCTCGACGACCCCAGCGCCACAGGCGAGCAGCGCCCTGGCTCTCCCGGCACTGACGCCGCCGCCCGCGCCCTCGCGGTC